In Deltaproteobacteria bacterium, the DNA window TCTTCGTCGTCCATCGTCTTGCCTTTGTTTTCGAAACTCAAACGACGAGCTTATGCCGTTACAACGCTAATCATACCGTTGAACAGATCTTGGGCCAAAAAAGGCGCTAAATTAGAGGGAATTCAAAGGCTCGTTGAGCCAAAGGCGGGCTTCACGGTAGGCCAGCTCTAAGGCTTCAGGGCCTCTATCGAGATGAAATGGGCTAACCTTCGGGAGACTGCGAATACTCAAACACCGGTGACTCTCGACGCCAGGTTTCGCATCACGGTGGATGACGCCTGACCACGGACTTTTGGCTGGGAGATAGTGCATGATGGTCGACTCGCCTGGCATCAAAGCGCTCACCGCTGCTCGATCATAAAGGCCCCCATCTACGTACAGGTTTAAACCCATTCGTACGGGTCGAAACATCATGGGCACCGCGCAAGATGCCCGAATGGCAGATACGATATCCCCTCGGCGAAGCGCACGCGTCTCACGCCGCACCACCTCATAAACCACGGGTGAAAAAGAGATGGGACAATCTTGGAGATCATCAACATCCAAACCTGCAAGAAAACCACGCAATCTCTTGTCGAACTTACGACCCTTTAAAAAGCCGCCCATCGGAAGCCCTGGATCCCAAAAGTCCTCGCGGCGCAGCTCAATCAACTCTTTCTCGAGATCTTGCGCGGGCATACCTGCTGCCCACAACCCTCCGGCCAACGCACCTGCGCTCGCCCCAACCACACGGTGCGGGCGCAGATCTTCATCTTCTAAGGCTCTTAAAAAACCAGTGTGCGCAAAGAAGCCAAAGAAACCAGCTGACAACGCGAGCGTAAAAGGGCTTTCTCGAAGATGGTCGGCGCGAATTTTTTTAGCCATTTGTGCATCACCTTAAGATTGAATTGAGAGTCCACCATCGACTGTGACGATGCTGCCGGTGGCAAAAGTCCACTTGAGAATATCAATAGCGACCTCAGCCACTTCACGAGGCTGTGCAACCCGCCCGAGAAGATGAAGGCAAGCAAGCGCTTGAATCCGTTCTTCTTCCCCTAAGTCGTCTGGGCGCTCTGTGCTGCGAATCATCGGAGTATCGACCACACCTGGGTGAAGTAAGTTCACTCTCAGCCCCTCTTTTGCACCGGCTACCGCGGCGACCTTCACCACCGCCTCCAAGCCCGCCTTGGCTGCACTGTAGGCCGTGCTTGTGGCGATAGGATGCTCGCCAAGAGTGGAGCCAAGAATCACAGCACTCGCATTGGCATTCACAACCTTCAATGACTCTTCCAACAAAATAGTGGGGACCCGAAGATTCAAGTTCATTTGCCGAAGCCATGCAGCGTCATCAATCGCACCAAAGAGCTGGTGCTCAATCCCACCTGCCACCGCGAATAAACCAGTCACCTGGCCCATGCTATCGCAGGCAACGCGCATCAAACCGCGAGTAACCTCTAAATCAGATAAATCCGCTTGATAGGTCGTAAGCCGCTTGGGGTAATGCTTCGCAAGATTATGGAGTTTGTCGAGGTTACGACCAACACCAAATACCGTGGCCCCGCGTTCAAGTAAGATCTCGGTAATCATCTTACCGATACCTGAAG includes these proteins:
- a CDS encoding patatin, which codes for MAKKIRADHLRESPFTLALSAGFFGFFAHTGFLRALEDEDLRPHRVVGASAGALAGGLWAAGMPAQDLEKELIELRREDFWDPGLPMGGFLKGRKFDKRLRGFLAGLDVDDLQDCPISFSPVVYEVVRRETRALRRGDIVSAIRASCAVPMMFRPVRMGLNLYVDGGLYDRAAVSALMPGESTIMHYLPAKSPWSGVIHRDAKPGVESHRCLSIRSLPKVSPFHLDRGPEALELAYREARLWLNEPLNSL
- a CDS encoding SDR family oxidoreductase, with the translated sequence MTAFAPWKEQKIVVTGATSGIGKMITEILLERGATVFGVGRNLDKLHNLAKHYPKRLTTYQADLSDLEVTRGLMRVACDSMGQVTGLFAVAGGIEHQLFGAIDDAAWLRQMNLNLRVPTILLEESLKVVNANASAVILGSTLGEHPIATSTAYSAAKAGLEAVVKVAAVAGAKEGLRVNLLHPGVVDTPMIRSTERPDDLGEEERIQALACLHLLGRVAQPREVAEVAIDILKWTFATGSIVTVDGGLSIQS